Proteins encoded within one genomic window of Malassezia restricta chromosome VII, complete sequence:
- a CDS encoding ribosome assembly protein 1, with the protein MPPPTRAFASEHVRCCTLIGHVDHGKSSYADSLLAANGIISSRAAGQVRYMDSREDEQERGITMKSSAVSLTFKLRKIQEGQVEGIDDYTLNLIDTPGHVDFSSEVSTAARLCDGALVIIDVVEGVCTQTVHVLRQAWMDGLRTVLVVNKMDRLITELRLTPNEAHHRLLQLIEQVNAVIGGFYAAACMEQDQRWHEAGADATTRDTREDADLYFDPSRGNVIFASAVDHWAFRLERFSHMYAHKLGIKEQTIRQFLWGHYYFDPKTKRVLTHDRDKRGLKPMFVQFVLDNIWQVYQNTVIERDQAMIDRIISALQLSIHARDLRSKDPTALMHAIMSQWLPLPACTFNAIVRCLPSPAEAQKERVPRMIRPDLGFFATDADLAPKNDLERDLFASRSGPDATAVAYVSKMFAVPRDDMPEHRRVQLTADEMRERGRLQREAMTSTGAEAAAEAPADEAPADEAPTDEAPEVMLGFARLYSGRLSVGDTITAILPKYDTTRAPTDAANEPYVRTCRVQALYMMMGRDLVSVQRVPAGNVFAIRGLDGVVLRNATLICGPEELRDVVNLAGVRRFATPMVRVALEPRSAADMPKLAAGLELLNQADPCVEVLVQDNGEHVMMTAGELHLERCLRDLRERFARCAIQASPPLVPFRETCVKAANMAPPKTPGEPRGTMHGTALQGALSFTIRAVPMPPLLVDFLVVNVPTIRRLRRRHHDDDDDDDDAGEVGEVRDAEAVRRVPVRAFWDELQAVLQRVGGEWADVASQICAWGPKHVGPNLLLDPQHVLRRVRQDEAPRLEREWCDAIEAGFQLATGAGPLCAEPMHGMAFVVQHVEMDHDALSEARAKVSQLASSVISGVRESCRQGLLDWSPRLLLAMYSCDIQAAPDVQGKVHAVLQRRRGRVVSEEMKEGTLFFTISALLPVVESFGFAEEIRKRTSGAASPQLFFAGFQLYDQDPLWVPRTEEELEDYGEKGDRENIAKRYVDMVRKRKGLATSRRLVTSAEKQRTMKSA; encoded by the coding sequence ATGCCGCCACCAACGCGGGCGTTTGCGTCGGAGCACGTCCGGTGCTGTACGCTGATCGGACATGTGGACCACGGCAAGTCGTCGTACGCCGACTCGCTTCTCGCGGCGAATGGGATCATCtcgtcgcgcgcggcaggcCAGGTTCGGTACATGGACAGCCGCGAAgacgagcaggagcgcgGCATCACGATGAAGTccagcgccgtgtcgcTCACATtcaagctgcgcaagaTCCAAGAGGGACAGGtcgagggcatcgacgactACACACTGAATCTGATCGACACGCCGGGGCACGTCGACTTCTCGTCCGAGGTATCGACGGCCGCGCGACTTTGTGACGGGGCGCTCGTCATCATTGACGTGGTTGAGGGCGTGTGTACACAGACGGTCCATGTGCTGCGGCAGGCGTGGATGGATGGCCTGCGCACGGTGCTTGTCGTGAACAAGATGGACCGCCTGATCACCGAGCTGAGGCTCACGCCCAACGAGGCGCACCaccgcctgctgcagctgatCGAGCAGGTGAATGCGGTCATCGGCGGCTTTTATgccgcggcgtgcatggagCAGGACCAGCGCTGGCACGAGGctggcgccgacgccacgacgcgcgacacACGCGAAGACGCCGACCTGTACTTTGACCCGTCGCGCGGCAACGTCATTTTCGCGAGCGCGGTGGACCATTGGGCGTTCCGTTTGGAGCGCTTCTCGCACATGTATGCGCACAAGCTGGGGATCAAGGAGCAGACGATTCGGCAGTTCCTGTGGGGACACTACTACTTTGACCCGAAAACTAAGCGCGTACTTACGCACGATCGCGACAAGCGCGGCCTCAAGCCCATGTTTGTCCAGTTTGTGCTCGACAATATCTGGCAGGTATACCAAAACACGGTCATCGAGCGTGACCAGGCCATGATCGACCGCATCATATCGGCTCTGCAGCTCTCGATTCACGCGCGCGACCTGCGCTCTAAGGACCCGACCGCGCTGATGCACGCCATCATGAGCCAGTGGCTGCCCCTGCCTGCGTGTACGTTCAACGCCATCGTGCGGTGCCTTCCGTCGCCTGCCGAGGCGCAAAAagagcgcgtgccgcgtATGATCCGCCCCGATCTTGGCTTCTTTGCGACGGACGCGGACCTCGCACCGAAGAACGATTTGGAGCGCGACTTGTTTGCGTCGCGCTCCGGCCCAGATGCTACGGCCGTCGCCTATGTGAGCAAGATGTttgccgtgccgcgcgatgACATGCCAGAACACCGACGCGTCCAGCTCACGGCCGATGAAATGCGTGAGCGCGGACGGCTCCAGCGCGAGGCGATGACGTCCACgggcgccgaggcagcggcggaggcgccggcggATGAGGCGCCGGCAGATGAGGCGCcgacggacgaggcgcccgaGGTGATGCTGGGCTTTGCGCGGCTGTACAGCGGGCGCCTGAGCGTGGGCGACACGATCACGGCCATCCTGCCGAAGTACGATACGACTCGGGCACCGACGGATGCCGCGAATGAGCCGTACGTGCGTACGTGTcgcgtgcaggcgctgtacATGATGATGGGCCGAGATCTGGTGAgtgtgcagcgcgtgcccGCGGGCAATGTCTTTGCGATCCGCGGTCTCGATGGCGTGGTGCTGCGGAATGCGACGCTGATCTGCGGTCCtgaggagctgcgcgatGTCGTGAACCTGGCGGgtgtgcgccgcttcgctACGCCgatggtgcgtgtggcgctggagcCACGGAGTGCGGCCGACATGCCCAAACTGGCCGCAGGACTGGAGCTGCTGAATCAGGCTGATCCGTGTGtcgaggtgctggtgcaggACAATGGCGAGCATGTGATGATGACGGCGGGCGAGCTGCACTTGGAGCGGTGCCTGCGTGACTTGCGTGAGCGCTTTGCGCGGTGTGCGATCCAAgcgtcgccgccgctcgtgccgtTCCGTGAGACGTGCGTCAAGGCTGCGAACATGGCGCCGCCCAAGACGCCGGGGGAGCCGCGCGGCACGATGCACGGCACGGCACTGCAGGGCGCGCTGTCGTTTACGATCCGCGCTGTGCCAATGCCGCCCCTGCTGGTCGACTTTTTGGTGGTCAATGTGCCGACGATTCGtcggctgcgccgccggcatcatgacgacgacgacgacgacgacgatgcgggTGAGGTGGGCGAGGTGCGtgatgccgaggcggtgcgtcgtgtgcctgtgcgtgCCTTTtgggacgagctgcaggcggtcctgcagcgcgtggGTGGTGAGTGGGCCGATGTGGCCTCGCAGATCTGTGCGTGGGGTCCGAAGCATGTGGGGCCGAacctgctgctggatcCGCAGCACGTcttgcgccgcgtgcggcaggacgaggcgccgcgtctGGAGCGCGAATGGTGtgatgcgatcgaggcgggCTTCCAGCTCGCGACCGGTGCCGGCCCGCTGTGTGCGGAGCcgatgcatggcatggcgtttgtcgtgcagcacgtGGAGATGgaccacgacgcgctcagCGAGGCTCGCGCGAAGGTCTCGCAGCTGGCGTCCTCGGTCATTTCCGGCGTGCGTGAGTCGTGTCGTCAGGGCTTGCTGGACTGgtcgccgcgcctgctgctggccatgTACTCGTGTGATATCCAAGCCGCGCCGGACGTGCAGGGCAAGGTGCATgccgtcctgcagcgccggcgTGGTCGCGTCGTGTCCGAGGAGATGAAGGAGGGCACGCTCTTCTTCACGATCagtgcgctgctgcctgTCGTCGAGTCGTTCGGCTTTGCCGAGGAGATCCGCAAGCGCACGTCCGGCGCGGCGAGTCCGCAGCTCTTCTTTGCGGGCTTCCAGCTCTATGACCAGGATCCGCTATGGGTGCCGCGCACGGAAGAGGAGCTCGAAGACTACGGAGAAAAAGGCGACCGCGAAAACATCGCCAAGCGCtacgtcgacatggtgcgcaAGCGCAAAGGCCTCGCCACGAGCCGGCGCCTCGTGACGTCGGCGGagaagcagcgcacgaTGAAGTCCGCCTAG
- a CDS encoding vacuolar transporter chaperone 1 yields the protein MSTQPLLQRSAGKRIALPVRVEPKVFFANERTFLSWLSFTVTLSALAAGLLNFGDRVGRVSAALFSLVAVAIMLYALVTYHWRAQAIRNRGSGPYDDRLGPTILSVLLLTAIIVNFVLRFNE from the exons ATGTCGACCCAGCCTCTTCTGCAGCGCTCGGCAGGTAAGCGCATTGCTCTTCCTGTGCGTGTTGAGCCCAAGGTGTTCTTCGCCAATGAGCGTACAT TCCTCTCGTGGCTCAGTTTCACGGTGACGCTCTCGGCCCTGGCTGCGGGTCTGCTCAACTTTGGTGACCGCGTCGGCCGTGTGAGTGCTGCCCTGTTCAGCTTGGTGGCTGTGGCGATCATGCTGTACGCCCTTGTCACATACCACTGGCGTGCGCAGGCGATCCGCAACCGTGGCAGCGGCCCCTATGACGACCGTCTCGGCCCGACGATTCTGTCCGTCCTCCTGCTCACGGCGATCATCGTCAACTTTGTGCTGCGCTTCAACGAGTAA
- a CDS encoding Prp8 binding protein, whose product MTTTLDKRKGPPAPSDGLLVKRMRPGDDRGALTARTDRTSSLAAPVMALTEAHTAEILDVRFSREGDRIAAASADHTVSLWETFGEHRNLGLLRGHKGAVTCLAWCEYESRTLLVSGSADHTLVLWDPQTGERVRRFRGHRGIVNGVACTRSRDGRIASVSDDGRVLLWDCGASRYPIDAIELGYPITCIEFSDDATHLILGGLDNAIHVVDLATHERRFSLLGHTHTVTSVALSHAGTRLVSAGMDDTVRIWDVQPFAASSRLLRTLHGMASGFENLLLRARWSPDDEYVGSGSADRTSNVWHVDKATLQLKLPGHRGTCTAVDFHPHQPILVSSSTDTTLLVGELDT is encoded by the coding sequence atgacgacgacgctcgaTAAGCGCAAAGGGCCGCCAGCGCCGAGCGACGGCCTGCTGGTGAAGCGCATGCGTCCCGGCGATGATCGCGGTGCGCTCACGGCACGCACAGACCGGACCAGCAGCCTCGCTGCTCCCGTCATGGCGCTCACGGAGGCGCATACCGCCGAGATCCTGGATGTGCGATTTTCCCGCGAGGGCGATCGCATcgccgctgcgtcggcgGATCACACCGTCTCGCTGTGGGAAACGTTCGGCGAGCATCGCAATCTAGGCCTGCTACGTGGCCACAAGGGTGCTGTGACCTGCCTGGCATGGTGCGAGTACGAATCGCGCACGCTCCTCGTATCTGGCTCGGCGGACCACACACTGGTGCTGTGGGACCCGCAGAcgggcgagcgcgtgcgccgcttccgTGGGCATCGCGGCATTGTGAACGGCGTtgcatgcacgcgctccCGCGATGGCCGCATCGCGTCCGTGTCGGACGATGGGCGTGTGCTGCTGTGGGACTGCGGCGCGTCACGCTACCCGATCGATGCGATCGAGCTCGGATACCCCATCACCTGCATCGAGTTCTCCGACGATGCGACGCACCTCATCTTGGGCGGCCTCGACAACGCCATCCATGTGGTCGAcctcgccacgcacgagcggcgcttCTCGCTGCTGGGACACACCCACACCGTCACGTCGGTGGCGCTATCGCACGCAGGCACGAGGCTCGTATCCGccggcatggacgacaCCGTGCGCATATGGGACGTGCAGCCGTTTGCTGCGTCATCGCGCCTCCtccgcacgctgcatggcatggccAGTGGCTTTGAAAACTTGCTCCTACGCGCTCGCTGGAGCCCCGACGACGAGTacgtcggcagcggcagcgcggACCGCACCTCGAATGTGTGGCACGTCGACAAGGCCACCCTGCAGCTCAAGCTCCCTGGCCAccgcggcacatgcacggccGTCGACTTTCATCCCCACCAGCCGATCCTCGTGTCGTCCTCCACCGATACCACGCTCCTCGTAGGGGAGCTGGACACGTAG
- a CDS encoding vacuolar protein sorting-associated protein codes for MTTPPAPPSRDERAAWYVRFEHVVVTRSVHGVGVQFDCATNIPSFHRTSYQGVQRTYAELARYFLALTCYGPRVIVPALPLPTPWMARASSELEDLQVLLRRWFAYIAQDSVLRMHRETLRLVEADYSYEPLRPDDTAPAPLIKQFGHMDARIRSLQHVWDGSVWETEPEAAPPTRRRPRLFRTNAAPRRETPAALVPAPSAAPSAVPVSDPDPHFSHARSDITRLEKQLADVSLASAGVSQARQDVNKAFDDLVRKLPGLATLEEARPASLQGRLPRTLRSAHTHLQHIVHTSTALMYADQVTLGDAMAYYAHTMRMARQTLQERMSVVVERALARRVVANKQQDAQQLQYGRHPHPDRVEAAKEEVQEAQQQLSALDDYLAKVHDSLQDSLQRHSIHTHQDLLASIQRHACTSRAIEQRLADELASLAEACRASAADAQQAAYEAAHAPRRITPAQAAAARMTGRSVPEQPDAADQLSKPRERGPEAAPPSDERGPEAAPLGDERGPEAAPLGDELNPEPAGDEPSPEAPSFPSLAFQRDRERGPWTRLSASAAAQALGGPW; via the coding sequence atgacgacgccgccggcgccaccGAGTCGGGAcgagcgcgcggcgtggtacgtgcgctttgagcacgtcgtcgtgaCGCGATCGGTGCATGGCGTGGGTGTGCAGTTCGACTGCGCCACGAACATCCCCAGTTTCCACCGCACGTCGTACCAGGGCGTTCAGCGGACGTATGcggagctcgcgcgctaCTTTCTCGCGCTCACATGCTATGGACCGCGCGTGATCGTGCCGGccctgccgctgccgacgccctggatggcgcgtgcgtcgtctGAGCTCGAGGATCTTCAAGTGCTCCTGCGCCGGTGGTTTGCCTACATCGCGCAAGACtcggtgctgcgcatgcatcgcgagacgctgcgcTTGGTCGAGGCGGACTATAGCTATGAGCCGCTCCGGCCGGacgacacggcgccggcgcctctGATCAAGCAGTTTGGCCACATGGACGCACGCATCCGCTCCCTGCAGCACGTTTGGGACGGGTCCGTGTGGGAGACGGAGCCAGAGGCCGCGCCGCCAacgcgccgacgcccgcgGCTGTTTCGCACGAACGCGGCACCGCGGCGCGAGACACCGGCCGCGCTCGTTCctgcgccgagcgcggcccCGAGCGCGGTCCCTGTGTCGGACCCTGATCCCCATTTCTCCCACGCCCGCAGCGACATTACGCGTCTCGAGAAGCAGCTGGCGGATGTGTCGTTGGCCAGTGCAGGTGTGTCCCAGGCTCGTCAGGATGTGAACAAGGCGTTCGACGACCTCGTTCGCAAGCTGCCcggcctcgcgacgctcgaaGAGGCACGTCCAGCGAGCCTGCAGGGCCGACTTCCGCGAACGCTGCGTAGTGCGCATACCCATctccagcacatcgtccacacgtcgacggcgctcATGTATGCGGACCAGGTGACGCTGGGCGACGCCATGGCGTACTATGCgcacacgatgcgcatggcgcggcAGACTctgcaggagcgcatgagcgtcgtcgtcgagcgcgctctggcgcgtcgcgtcgTGGCGAACAAGCAGCAggatgcgcagcagctccagtATGGACGGCATCCGCATCCCGATCGCGTGGAAGCGGCGAAAGAGGAGGTCCAGgaggcccagcagcagctctcGGCCCTCGACGACTATCTCGCCAAGGTCCATGACTCGCTGCAGGACAGCTtgcagcgccacagcaTTCACACGCACCAAGACCTGCTCGCCTCGATCCAGCGGCATGCATGCACGAGTCGCGcgatcgagcagcgccttgcCGACGAACTGGCCAGCCTCGCGGAggcgtgccgcgcctcggcggccgatgcacagcaggcggcgtacgaggcggcgcatgcaccgcgCCGCATCACACCTGCCCAGGCCGCGGCGGCTCGTATGACGgggcgcagcgtgccggAGCAGCCTGACGCGGCGGATCAGCTCAGCAAgccgcgcgagcgcggcccCGAGGCAGCGCCCCCAagcgacgagcgcggcccCGAGGCAGCACCCCTAggcgacgagcgcggcccCGAGGCAGCACCCCTAGGCGACGAGCTCAACCCCGAGCCTGCCGGCGACGAGCCCAGTCCCGAGGCGCCGTCCTTCCCCTCGCTCGCGTTCCAGCGCGaccgcgagcgcggcccGTGGACGCGCTTGTCcgcgtccgccgccgcccaggcgctcggcggcccTTGGTAG
- a CDS encoding peptidyl-prolyl cis-trans isomerase-like 3 — protein MSVTLHTTLGDIKIEVFCEAVPRTAENFLALCAAGTYDHVKWHRNIPGFMIQTGDPTGTGKGGQSIWGDVFPDEIRATHKFHARGVVAMANRAPNTNQSQFFITYSRQPHLDGKYTIFGKVIDGAELGGTLDAMEKVPVDAKHRPLQDIRMQGVTIHANPIAHNAATD, from the exons ATGAGCGTCACACTGCACACGACGCTCGGCGATATCAAG ATCGAGGTGTTTTGCGAggctgtgccgcgcaccgCGGAAAACTTTCTCGCTCTCTGTGCGGCGGGCACGTACGACCATGTAAAGTGGCACCGCAACATCCCAG GCTTCATGATTCAA ACGGGTGATCcgacaggcacaggcaAGGGCGGGCAGTCCATCTGGGGCGACGTCTTCCCAGACGAAATTCGCGCCACGCACAAGTTCcacgcgcgcggcgtcgtaGCTATGGCGAATCGCGCGCCCAACACGAATCAGTCGCAG TTCTTCATTACCTACAGCAGGCAGCCACATCTCGATGGCAAATATACCATCTTCGGCAAAGTGATCGACGGAGCTGAGCTGGGCGGCACACTCGACGCCATGGAAAAGGTGCCCGTGGACGCCAAGCACCGTCCGCTGCAGGACATCCGCATGCAGGGCGTCACGATCCACGCGAATCCCATAGCGCACAACGCAGCTACCGACTAG
- a CDS encoding lysophospholipid acyltransferase, with protein sequence MASAVFVRLADLLGLPVDYAKLAACLVMSFVLSPILPRLPRAWMRHMMNMGVSALFLLGVLQLYRGVVHLLGASLFTYAAVYFRLGGAKYMPWIVFVACMAHMLYTHCVRELNHVPLTTIEISSMHMVLVMNLTSFAWSCRDGQLVAIDTLDEVQKAVRITQMPSLLAYLGYCFYFPGVLVGPSTRFRDYELWSTGELYAPATRPPRGRWAESLREVGTALVSLVLMVGFSEPFSYDRLIRADDVLHTWPLWHRILFVQGAGLVARFRFYGVWSLSNAACILSGLAYHGIDPATHHARWTRCKNVFVMQIELAHNWKEVLDAWNANTNMWLREAVYKRLAGQRKPGFGSFMGTFLASAIWHGIAPGYYLSFVTAALGQWLARRLRKSVRPLFYADVRRPDPSWTNMSEYTLAQIVYACVSNIVTMSSVCYAVIPFFVLTLRGSLQAFHAVAWHYHILIFGGLLAFQLGADKLLRPFSKVKRS encoded by the coding sequence ATGGCGTCTGCGGTCTTTGTGCGCCTGGCGGACCTGCTGGGTCTGCCTGTGGACTATGCCAAGTTGGCAGCGTGCCTCGTGATGTCGTTCGTGCTCAGTCCGATCCTGCCTCGTCTGCCTCGCGCGTGGATGCGGCACATGATGAACATGGGCGTGTCAGCCCTGTTTCTCCTCGGCGTCTTGCAGCTGTACCGCGGCGTGGTGCACCTGCtgggcgcgtcgctctTTACGTATGCTGCCGTGTACTTCCGCCTCGGCGGAGCAAAGTACATGCCGTGGATCGTGTTTgtggcgtgcatggcgcacaTGCTGTACACGCACTGTGTGCGTGAGCTCAACCATGTGCCGCTGACGACGATCGAAATCTCGTCGATGCACATGGTCCTGGTGATGAACCTGACGTCGTTCGCCTGGAGCTGCCGCGAtggccagctcgtcgcgatcgacacactcgacgaggtgcagaaggccgtgcgcatcacgcaGATGCCATCCCTGCTCGCCTACTTGGGCTACTGCTTCTACTTTCCCGGCGTGCTCGTGGGTCCGTCGACGCGGTTCCGCGACTACGAGCTGTGGTCGACGGGCGAGCTGTACGCGCCAGCcacgcggccgccgcgcggccgCTGGGCCGAGTCCCTGCGCGAGGTgggcacggcgctcgtctCGCTCGTCCTCATGGTAGGCTTCTCGGAGCCGTTCAGCTACGACCGCCTGATCCGcgcggacgacgtgctgcacACATGGCCGCTGTGGCACCGCATCCTCTTCGTGCAAGGCGCcggcctcgtcgcgcgctTCCGCTTCTACGGCGTGTGGTCGCTGTCGAACGCCGCCTGCATCCTGTCCGGTCTCGCGTACCACGGCATCgatccagcgacgcaccacgcgcgctggacgcggtGCAAGAACGTCTTTGTCATGCAGATCGAACTCGCGCACAACTGGAAAGAGGTGCTCGATGCGTGGAACGCCAACACCAACATGTGGCTCCGCGAGGCCGTGTACAAGCGCCTCGCCGGGCAGCGCAAGCCAGGCTTCGGCAGCTTCATGGGCACGTTCCTCGCCAGTGCGATCTggcacggcatcgcgccGGGCTACTACCTCTCGTTCGTCAcggccgcgctcggccagtggctcgctcgccgtcTGCGCAAGAGCGTGCGCCCTCTCTTTTACGCGGACGTACGCCGACCGGACCCGTCGTGGACCAACATGTCCGAGTACACGCTCGCGCAGATCGTGTATGCCTGCGTGTCGAACATCgtgaccatgtcgtccgtgTGCTATGCAGTCATCCCGTTCTTTGTGCTGACGCTACGTGGCTCGCTCCAGGCCTTCCATGCCGTCGCGTGGCACTACCACATCCTCATCTTCGGCGGCCTCCTCGCCTTCCAGCTCGGCGCCGATAAGCTCCTGCGCCCGTTCAGCAAGGTCAAGCGTTCATAG
- a CDS encoding vacuolar membrane protein, whose product MPRQPIDERHCQLFGWVSIVTQLAMGVVVIAALLYKRHRERPRRAWQIWMLDVSKQLTGQLFVHVLNVTLSAVGVQDGNNPCSLYFLNILLDTTLGIGILYGLLHALFFTCQHVLGWSGFVSGEYSAPMRYGRIASMLECWVRQTAVYVLALVLMKLIVLGLLYMMPFLTLFGSWLLGLFQTHRAMQVIFVMALFPMAMNMLQFWIVDSMLLYQRPPPGYEPAPPVETARP is encoded by the coding sequence ATGCCGCGCCAGCCGATCGACGAGCGTCACTGCCAGCTCTTTGGCTGGGTCTCGATCGTGACGCAGCTTGCgatgggcgtcgtcgtgatCGCTGCGTTGCTGTATAAGcggcatcgcgagcgcccgcgtcgtgcgtggcaGATTTGGATGCTCGATGTGTCGAAGCAGCTGACGGGTCAGCTGTTTGTGCACGTCCTGAATGTGACGCTGAGTGCGGTCGGCGTGCAGGACGGCAACAACCCATGCTCACTGTACTTTTTGAATATCTTGCTCGATACCACGCTGGGCATCGGGATCCTGTATGGCCTCCTGCATGCGCTGTTCTTTACGTGCCAGCACGTACTTGGGTGGTCCGGCTTCGTGTCGGGCGAGTACTCGGCTCCGATGCGGTATGGCCGCATCGCGAGCATGCTCGAGTGCTGGGTCCGACAGACGGCTGTCTACGTGCTGGCCCTCGTGCTGATGAAGCTCATCGTGCTGGGCTTGCTCTACATGATGCCGTTCCTCACGCTCTTTGGCAGCTGGCTTCTCGGCCTCTTTCAGACGCACCGCGCAATGCAGGTCATCTTTGTGATGGCGCTGTTTCCTATGGCCATGAACATGCTCCAGTTCTGGATCGTCGACTCGATGCTGCTGTACCAGCGGCCGCCCCCTGGCTACGAGCCTGCACCGCCTGTGGAGACAGCGCGGCCCTAG
- a CDS encoding palmitoyl-protein thioesterase translates to MRWTWLVALLLVGPCWGLPLLEWAMRWVPRLPDTPPLPVVIWHGLGDSAYAPWLRDLKAELELTYPGMYVHLVALESRSMADRAATFVGDVNAQVARVAEQLAQVPELRHGFDAVGFSQGGQFLRAYVERFHAPVRRLITFGSQHMGITALPGCRDDDRLCEAVMRHIEQATYTDHAQTHMVVAQYFRDTRTPERFEEYVAHSRFLRDINNEGAAKNASYKEGLQRLEQFVMVRFSDDTTVRPPESAWFGAHSVPEAGQPARPVPLRQSDVYVRDWLGLAALDKRGALRFHTCDGMHMQLSPACKELVFGQYVGRPRSPGRWLAMNA, encoded by the coding sequence ATGAGATGGACGTGGCTCGtagcgctgctgctggtggGGCCGTGCTGGggcctgccgctgctggagTGGGCGATGCGGTGGGTGCCGCGGCTGCCGGATACGCCACCGCTGCCTGTGGTGATATGGCATGGGCTGGGCGACTCGGCGTATGCGCCGTGGCTGCGTGACCTGAAGGCGGAGCTTGAGCTCACGTACCCCGGCATGTATGTGCATCTTGTCGCGCTTGAGTCGCGGTCGATGGCGGACCGCGCAGCGACGTTCGTGGGCGACGTGAatgcgcaggtggcgcgcgtcgccgagcagctcgcgcaggTGCCTGAGCTGCGGCATGGTTTTGACGCCGTGGGCTTTTCGCAGGGCGGGCAGTTTTTGCGTGCGTACGTCGAGCGGTTTcatgcgcctgtgcgccgcctcatcACGTTCGGGTCGCAGCACATGGGCATCACCGCGCTGCCCGGGTGTCGCGACGACGATCGGCTGTGTGAGGCGGTCATgcggcacatcgagcaGGCGACGTACACGGACCATGCGCAGACGCACATGGTCGTGGCGCAGTACTTccgcgacacgcgcacgccggAGCGCTTTGAGGAGTATGTGGCGCACAGTCGCTTTCTGCGTGATATCAACAACGAGGGCGCCGCGAAGAATGCGTCGTACAAGGAGggcctgcagcgcctcgagcagTTTGTCATGGTGCGCTTTTCGGACGACACGACGGTGCGGCCGCCCGAGTCGGCGTGGTTTGGCGCGCACAGCGTGCCGGAGGCCGGGCAGCCGGCGCGgcccgtgccgctgcgccagaGCGACGTGTACGTGCGCGACTGGCTCGgcctggcggcgctcgacaagcgcggcgcgctgcgatTCCACACGTGTGACGgcatgcacatgcagcTGTCGCCGGCGTGCAAGGAGCTCGTCTTTGGACAGTACGTGGGGCGCCCGCGATCGCCGGGCCGGTGGCTGGCTATGAACGCTTGA
- a CDS encoding phosphatidylglycerol phospholipase C: MSSSSPAMPDCWGHRGASAEFPENTLRSFAQAIQDGSEGIESDVHITADDVIVMFHDTTLDRTTDGHGPIGAYKYYGEGGLEHVRTTQEPVQQIPTFEQLCALLMEPGHRHVKLNVDIKPNNDADRLFRIMREVVQKFPDYETQLAPRLILGLWHPSFIAPAKKYVPALRRAHIGASPADARRYFWQDCDAFSLCFPSLVGADGQRFLRDARAANKDVMVWTVNRQDEMVEATRWGVKAILTDYTADLRQLREAMSADFDATYRKYVSPWFSWGSLRYYTPSVWMYQYLCRAEVEKNAGATYGSAVTSP; the protein is encoded by the exons atgtcgtcgtcgtcgccagCTATGCCTGACTGCTGGGGCCATCGCGGT GCCTCGGCGGAATTTCCTGAAAACACGCTGCGTTCGTTCGCGCAGGCGATCCAGGATGGCTCGGAGGGCATCGAGAGCG ACGTGCACATcacggccgacgacgtGATTGTCATGTTCCATGACACGACGCTGGACCGCACGACGGATGGACATGGCCCCATCGGCGCGTACAAGTACTATGGTGAGGGCGGtctcgagcatgtgcgcacgacgcaggAGCCCGTGCAGCAGATTCCGACGTTTGAGCAGCTGTgcgcgctgctgatggAGCCGGGCCATCGGCACGTCAAGCTGAATGTCGACATCAAGCCGAACAACGACGCGGACCGCCTCTTCCGCATCATGCGCGAGGTCGTGCAAAAGTTCCCTGACTACGagacgcagctcgcgccgcgtctcaTCCTGGGTCTGTGGCACCCGAGCTTCATTGCGCCGGCGAAAAAGTATGTGCCGgccctgcgccgcgcgcacatTGGCGCCTCGCCTGCCGATGCGCGCCGCTACTTCTGGCAGGACTGCGACGCCTTTTCGCTCTGCTTCCCCTCGCTGGTCGGCGCGGACGGCCAGCGGTTCttgcgcgacgcgcgtgccgcgaACAAGGACGTGATGGTGTGGACGGTCAACCGGCAGGACGAGATGGTCGAGGCGACGCGGTGGGGCGTCAAGGCCATCCTGACCGACTACACGGCCGAcctgcgccagctgcgtgagGCCATGTCGGCCGACTTTGACGCCACGTACCGAAAGTACGTGAGCCCATGGTTCAGCTGGGGCTCGTTGCGGTACTACACGCCGTCGGTGTGGATGTACCAGTACCTCTGCCGCGCCGAGGTAGAAAAGAATGCGGGC GCCACGTACGGATCCGCCGTGACGTCACCGTAG